A part of Thermoproteales archaeon genomic DNA contains:
- a CDS encoding rhomboid family intramembrane serine protease, whose translation MKALEEPSLVKLLVVANLLVYAFLAIKSRNFIFIDFSLLALYGQCNYYIIFYGWYWQMITSLFVHANLLHLTFNMIYLYAIGQRIEKKHGPAFLVFAFLASGLAGNCLSLLWGPSMVTVGASGGVLGLAAVEIMIGRRLAGRGTGSGLLTIFSLFLINSIMPSVDILGHLGGIICGALIGYLYSRRLEKNRRTYSFTIVSTI comes from the coding sequence TTGAAAGCTCTTGAAGAGCCGAGTCTAGTAAAGCTTTTAGTGGTAGCAAATCTGTTAGTTTACGCGTTTTTAGCGATAAAAAGTCGGAACTTTATTTTCATAGATTTTTCTCTATTAGCTCTTTATGGACAATGTAACTACTATATAATTTTTTATGGATGGTATTGGCAAATGATAACTTCTCTATTCGTGCACGCGAATTTACTACATTTAACTTTTAACATGATATATCTCTACGCAATAGGACAAAGAATAGAAAAGAAGCATGGACCGGCATTCCTGGTTTTCGCATTTCTAGCGAGCGGATTAGCTGGAAACTGTCTTAGCCTTCTCTGGGGACCTAGCATGGTGACAGTTGGGGCTTCCGGTGGAGTGTTAGGCTTGGCAGCCGTCGAGATAATGATCGGTAGAAGGCTGGCTGGACGAGGAACAGGATCAGGTTTGCTGACTATTTTCTCGCTTTTTCTCATAAATTCTATAATGCCGTCCGTTGATATTCTGGGGCATTTGGGCGGGATTATATGCGGAGCTTTAATTGGCTATCTTTACTCTAGAAGATTAGAGAAAAACAGAAGGACTTACAGCTTTACAATAGTTTCTACCATATAG